One Sphingobacteruim zhuxiongii DNA window includes the following coding sequences:
- the rlmD gene encoding 23S rRNA (uracil(1939)-C(5))-methyltransferase RlmD, whose amino-acid sequence MGRRIAQDKKFISDLSIIDIAEEGKGVAKQDNLVYFIERAVPGDVVDVELMRKKKSFVEGRVTAIKQASEYRVDPFCSHFGVCGGCKWQHMTYDAQLKFKEQYVGNALSRIGKVDVSDMEPILASEQTSYYRNKLEYTFSNKRWLTDLDDVQPGDSMDALGFHVPGRFDKILTVDHCYLQQDPSNDLRNSIFEFAKANEISFYDLKQHEGALRNLIIRTSSTGELMVIVVFAYPEEEQVDLLMKFIQDKFPSITSLQYIINQKRNDTIFDQDIEVFSGRDFIYEEMEGLKFKVGPKSFYQTNSRQAYELYKITREFADLQGDELVYDLYTGAGTIANFVAKTAREVVGVEYVPTAIEDAKVNSQINGIVNTKFFAGDMKDVLTSDFVKEHGKPDVVITDPPRAGMHADVVERILEMESEKVVYVSCNAATQARDLEMLQSKYEVSRIKPVDMFPHTQHVENVVLLKLRK is encoded by the coding sequence ATGGGAAGAAGAATCGCTCAAGATAAAAAGTTTATATCCGATCTGTCAATTATTGATATTGCAGAAGAGGGAAAAGGTGTAGCTAAGCAAGATAATTTAGTTTATTTTATTGAGCGCGCTGTGCCAGGGGATGTGGTTGACGTGGAGTTAATGCGCAAGAAGAAGAGTTTTGTAGAAGGGCGTGTTACTGCAATTAAGCAAGCGTCGGAATATCGCGTAGATCCCTTTTGTTCTCATTTTGGAGTATGTGGAGGTTGTAAATGGCAACATATGACCTATGATGCACAGCTGAAGTTTAAGGAACAATATGTTGGTAATGCACTTTCCCGTATAGGTAAAGTTGATGTCTCCGATATGGAGCCAATTTTAGCTTCAGAACAAACTAGTTACTATCGTAATAAATTAGAGTATACTTTTTCTAATAAGCGTTGGTTAACAGATCTTGACGATGTGCAACCCGGTGATTCCATGGATGCCCTAGGGTTCCATGTGCCAGGACGCTTCGACAAGATTTTGACAGTTGATCATTGCTATCTTCAACAAGATCCTTCAAATGATTTACGTAATTCGATTTTTGAATTTGCGAAGGCGAATGAGATCTCATTCTATGACCTAAAACAACATGAAGGCGCCCTAAGAAATCTAATTATCCGAACTTCTTCTACTGGAGAATTGATGGTAATTGTTGTTTTTGCTTATCCTGAAGAAGAACAGGTTGATTTATTAATGAAATTTATTCAAGATAAATTCCCGAGTATTACTTCTTTACAATATATAATCAATCAAAAACGAAACGACACTATTTTTGACCAGGATATTGAGGTTTTCTCGGGTCGTGATTTTATATATGAAGAGATGGAAGGCTTAAAATTTAAAGTAGGTCCTAAGTCTTTTTATCAAACGAATTCACGTCAAGCTTATGAGTTGTATAAGATTACACGTGAATTTGCTGATTTACAAGGTGATGAGTTGGTTTATGACTTATATACTGGTGCAGGAACAATTGCAAATTTCGTTGCGAAGACTGCTAGAGAAGTTGTTGGAGTCGAGTATGTGCCAACAGCAATCGAAGATGCTAAGGTTAACTCGCAGATTAACGGTATTGTTAATACAAAGTTTTTTGCCGGTGATATGAAGGATGTTTTGACGAGTGATTTTGTTAAAGAACATGGAAAACCTGACGTTGTAATCACGGATCCTCCACGTGCAGGCATGCACGCTGATGTTGTAGAGCGTATATTGGAAATGGAAAGTGAAAAAGTTGTCTACGTGAGTTGTAATGCTGCAACGCAGGCACGCGACCTTGAAATGTTGCAAAGCAAGTATGAAGTTTCTCGTATCAAACCTGTGGATATGTTTCCGCATACGCAACACGTAGAAAATGTGGTCTTATTAAAGCTAAGAAAATAA
- a CDS encoding OmpA family protein — MNKRLAVYGLTVATSAMLFASCSTIQNTSSTTKGAVVGTAAGGAIGALIGGKAGNTAVGAIAGAVIGGAAGTLIGKKMDKQAKEIENTVAGAEVEQVGEGILVKFDSGILFDFNSTALKSTAKTNIAKLVETLNKEPDTEILVLGHTDNVGTLQANQKVSDGRAASVKSYAVSQGIASGRIRTEGKNYSEPISSNDTETGRAENRRVEIVIVASKKMQEQAKQEAGQ, encoded by the coding sequence ATGAATAAAAGATTAGCGGTTTATGGATTGACAGTTGCGACTTCAGCGATGTTGTTTGCTAGCTGTTCAACTATTCAAAATACAAGTAGCACAACAAAAGGTGCTGTAGTTGGTACTGCTGCTGGTGGTGCTATTGGTGCATTAATTGGTGGCAAAGCTGGTAATACGGCAGTTGGTGCCATTGCTGGTGCTGTAATTGGTGGTGCGGCAGGTACATTGATTGGTAAGAAAATGGACAAACAAGCGAAAGAAATCGAGAATACGGTTGCTGGAGCTGAGGTTGAGCAAGTGGGTGAGGGTATTTTAGTAAAGTTTGATTCAGGAATCTTATTTGATTTCAACAGTACAGCGTTAAAATCTACTGCGAAAACCAACATTGCTAAATTAGTAGAAACATTAAACAAAGAACCAGATACTGAAATTCTTGTTTTAGGTCATACTGATAATGTAGGTACATTACAAGCAAACCAAAAGGTTTCTGATGGTCGTGCCGCGTCTGTGAAGTCATATGCAGTATCTCAGGGTATCGCGAGTGGCCGTATCAGAACAGAAGGTAAGAATTATTCAGAGCCAATTTCATCTAACGATACTGAAACTGGTAGAGCGGAAAACCGTCGTGTAGAGATTGTGATTGTTGCAAGTAAGAAAATGCAAGAACAAGCGAAACAAGAAGCCGGTCAATAA
- the pheS gene encoding phenylalanine--tRNA ligase subunit alpha translates to MLQDKITQYTQEIEAFAPSSVQDVEAFRLKFLVSKGIVKSLFEEFKTVSSEEKRVLGKVLNEFKQLAENKFQEASEQFASQADSSQNKKEGDLTLPGQGFTLGSRHPLSLVRKEIVEIFKKLGFVVAEGNDIEDDWHNFSALNFAPEHPARDMQDTFFIKKQDGNDVVLRTHTSSVQVRLMEQGQPPFRAIMPGRVYRNEAISARAHCFFHQVEGLYVDEEVSFADLKQTLYHFVKELYGDDTKVRFRPSYFPFTEPSAEMDISCTICKGAGCQMCKYSGWVEILGCGMVDPNVLENCGVDSKKYSGFAFGMGIERITNLKYEIRDLRLFSENDVRFLSQFETEII, encoded by the coding sequence CCAAGTTCAGTACAAGACGTGGAGGCATTCCGTCTTAAGTTTTTGGTGTCGAAGGGCATCGTCAAGAGTTTGTTCGAAGAATTCAAAACAGTTTCCTCGGAAGAGAAACGTGTATTGGGAAAAGTATTGAACGAGTTCAAGCAATTAGCAGAAAACAAGTTTCAAGAAGCTTCAGAGCAATTTGCGAGTCAAGCTGATAGTAGTCAAAATAAGAAAGAAGGCGATTTAACGCTTCCTGGTCAAGGTTTCACTTTAGGGTCGAGACATCCGTTGTCATTGGTTCGTAAGGAAATTGTAGAGATTTTCAAGAAATTAGGCTTCGTTGTTGCTGAAGGAAATGACATTGAAGATGATTGGCATAATTTCTCTGCATTAAACTTTGCGCCTGAACATCCAGCGCGCGATATGCAGGATACATTCTTTATTAAGAAACAGGATGGTAACGATGTTGTGTTGCGTACGCATACATCATCCGTACAAGTTCGACTAATGGAGCAAGGTCAGCCGCCGTTTCGTGCGATTATGCCTGGTCGTGTCTACCGCAATGAAGCGATTTCTGCTCGTGCACATTGTTTCTTCCATCAAGTGGAGGGATTGTATGTGGATGAGGAAGTCTCGTTTGCAGATTTAAAGCAGACACTTTACCATTTCGTCAAGGAACTTTATGGTGATGATACAAAAGTACGTTTCCGTCCTTCATACTTTCCATTTACGGAACCTTCTGCAGAGATGGATATCTCTTGTACAATTTGTAAAGGTGCCGGTTGTCAGATGTGTAAATATTCTGGCTGGGTAGAAATCCTAGGCTGTGGAATGGTTGATCCTAATGTGTTAGAAAACTGTGGGGTCGATAGTAAAAAATATTCTGGTTTTGCTTTCGGTATGGGTATCGAACGCATTACAAACCTTAAATACGAAATTCGGGATTTAAGGTTATTCTCTGAAAATGATGTTCGTTTCTTGTCTCAGTTTGAGACGGAAATCATTTAA
- a CDS encoding TetR/AcrR family transcriptional regulator → MEDKIVIAIKKSARELFRKYGYNKTSVNELAKNACIAKATFYKYFASKELILHAVLMDYIEENVSDILNKHVNEKDLATFLANTILKVSRVTYTVCNEFVGWEFLRESANAQEYLKILSDDLEFLLLRSFMQNETISATIPEERLTFLIKCSKNIVFSFAFTAVSVGDVRKNFISFQKDMLPYLVEATLL, encoded by the coding sequence ATGGAAGATAAAATAGTCATAGCAATAAAGAAGTCAGCACGCGAACTTTTTAGAAAGTATGGCTATAATAAAACTAGTGTAAATGAACTTGCGAAAAATGCTTGTATAGCTAAAGCTACCTTTTATAAATATTTTGCTAGTAAAGAGTTAATTCTGCATGCGGTCCTAATGGACTACATTGAAGAGAATGTATCCGATATCTTGAATAAACATGTCAACGAGAAGGATTTGGCGACTTTTTTAGCAAATACAATTTTGAAAGTAAGTCGTGTTACTTATACAGTCTGTAATGAATTTGTTGGTTGGGAGTTTCTTCGTGAGTCGGCGAACGCTCAAGAGTACTTAAAGATTCTTTCTGACGATTTGGAGTTCCTTTTGCTTCGTTCATTTATGCAGAATGAAACAATCAGTGCAACGATTCCTGAAGAACGTCTCACGTTCTTAATTAAGTGTAGTAAAAATATCGTCTTCTCCTTCGCATTTACAGCTGTTTCTGTGGGGGATGTTCGTAAAAATTTTATTTCATTTCAAAAAGATATGCTCCCATATTTGGTGGAGGCTACATTGCTTTAA